The region ATGACAAGAACACTTTTAAGATTGCAGATAGTTATCAAATACAAATCTCCtaaaatagaaatgaaaataTGGGCAAAAATAATGCTATGCAGCTCAACTAGGTTTGAGATAGATGGAGACTAAATTgaagttttaattattattttcaaagcCGAACCAAACCGATTTtataaaaatcttaaatatctcaaattgaaccgaactagttggtttgatttgtttttaggTTGGACTGTTTTGGTCCAATTCCAAAAAACTGAAAACTTCCATAGTGTCAAACTTAAATTTTAGTCGGTTCGGTACCataatttggtttgattcaatTCTTTTACACCCTTACGTGCTCCTTAGGCTTTCACCTGGAGTGTCATCATTTATAACTCGTATTATAATATTGAATTATGAGCAATAAGGAATGTACTAAAACAGAAATATAACACTTCTGTGGATGCGAAACATACCTCTAACATCAGCAATACAGTATGTTTTCTCTATAAAATGCACCAAAAAATCAGGAAATAGGATATATAGTTCATCTGCAATTTTGCGTTGAGTCAATGCATAGCGTTTCTGAAAAGAACTTTCAGAATTAGTAAAAAACAAATAAGCAATATAATAAGATTTCTCAACAAATACACCATCAATTTAAGAAATTATAGCACTAGAGCTTGTTTTGATCACTGCTTTGAGTCAATCAAAATTGGTTGTACTTAAATTATCAGACTATATTCTAACTTCACTTCTTAAAAGCCCTCTCTTAATTCTCACTTTTGCTTGAAAGAAACACTAAAAGGCAACAAACTATATTTTAGCATGTGTAAGGGGAACTAAAGGGTCACGAAATGAAACAAGAGGCATAGGTGCGATACCTTATGTGCGTGCATTAAGCAATCTCTGAAAAAAACTAGCAATGCCAACCCGTCAACAAGTTCATCATAATTTGTTGGACTTTCATCAAGAACTGCCTTGTATATTGAAAATTTCTGGACAAGTGATTTCCAGTTAACAATAACATCTGTTGGAATCTGACTTGCATTATCCTCCCACTTTGTTCTATTTGAATCTCCACAATGGT is a window of Mercurialis annua linkage group LG2, ddMerAnnu1.2, whole genome shotgun sequence DNA encoding:
- the LOC126669540 gene encoding uncharacterized protein LOC126669540 isoform X2; amino-acid sequence: MRGSDPCPRDLSHFLEIISREELPTGALQAFIFNHPAFWSNDKIVRNVIALKVSYYHCGDSNRTKWEDNASQIPTDVIVNWKSLVQKFSIYKAVLDESPTNYDELVDGLALLVFFRDCLMHAHKKRYALTQRKIADELYILFPDFLVHFIEKTYCIADVREICMR